A portion of the Vibrio coralliirubri genome contains these proteins:
- the pnp gene encoding polyribonucleotide nucleotidyltransferase: MFEKPVVKSFQYGNHTVTLETGVIARQATAAVMATMDDTSVFVSVVAKKEAVAGQDFFPLTVNYQERTYAAGKIPGGFFKREGRPSEGETLTARLIDRPIRPLFPSAFKNEVQVIATVVSINPDVNPDMITMIATSAALAISGAPFNGPIGAARVGHIDGELVLNPSNTELENSKLDLVVSGTEGAVLMVESEADNLSEEEMLSAVVYGHDQQQVVIKAINEFAAEVATPSWNWEAPAVNTELKAQVAELAETRLSDAYQITEKMARYEQVGAIKNDVVEALIAQDENLDEREIRGMLGSLEKNVVRSRIIAGNPRIDGREKDMVRALDVRTGVLPRTHGSSLFTRGETQALVTATLGTQRDAQIIDSLMGEKKDNFLLHYNFPPYCVGETGFVGSPKRREIGHGKLAKRGIQAVMPSVEEFPYTVRVVSEITESNGSSSMASVCGTSLALMDAGVPIKASVAGIAMGLVKEGDDFVVLSDILGDEDHLGDMDFKVAGTNAGITALQMDIKIEGITKEIMQIALNQAQGARKHILSVMDEAISGAREDISEFAPRIHTMKISSDKIKDVIGKGGAVIRALCEETGTTIEIEDDGTIKIAATEGAAAKEAIRRIEEITAEVEVGRIYQGKVARLADFGAFVTILPGKDGLVHISQIADKRVEKVSDYLTEGQEVPVKVLEIDRQGRVRLSMKEAVETPAEGEAPAAE, from the coding sequence ATGTTTGAAAAACCAGTTGTAAAATCGTTCCAGTACGGTAACCACACCGTTACTCTAGAAACGGGCGTAATTGCACGTCAAGCTACTGCTGCTGTAATGGCGACTATGGACGATACATCAGTATTCGTTTCTGTTGTTGCTAAGAAAGAAGCAGTTGCAGGTCAAGACTTCTTCCCACTAACAGTAAACTACCAAGAGCGTACATACGCTGCGGGTAAAATCCCTGGTGGTTTCTTCAAGCGTGAAGGTCGTCCATCTGAAGGCGAAACACTAACAGCTCGTCTGATTGACCGTCCAATTCGTCCACTTTTCCCAAGTGCGTTTAAAAACGAAGTTCAAGTTATCGCTACGGTTGTTTCTATCAACCCTGACGTAAACCCAGACATGATCACTATGATCGCAACGTCTGCTGCACTTGCTATCTCTGGTGCTCCATTCAATGGTCCTATCGGTGCTGCACGTGTTGGTCACATCGACGGCGAATTAGTTCTTAACCCATCAAATACTGAGCTTGAAAACTCTAAACTAGACCTAGTTGTGTCTGGTACAGAAGGCGCAGTACTTATGGTTGAATCTGAAGCAGATAACCTATCTGAAGAAGAAATGCTTTCAGCTGTTGTTTACGGTCACGACCAACAACAAGTTGTAATCAAAGCAATCAACGAGTTTGCTGCTGAAGTTGCAACTCCATCTTGGAACTGGGAAGCACCAGCAGTTAACACTGAGCTTAAAGCTCAAGTTGCTGAACTTGCTGAAACTCGTCTATCTGACGCGTACCAGATCACTGAGAAAATGGCTCGTTACGAGCAAGTTGGCGCAATCAAGAACGACGTTGTTGAAGCTCTAATTGCACAAGACGAAAACCTAGATGAGCGCGAAATCCGCGGCATGCTTGGTTCTCTAGAGAAAAACGTAGTACGTAGCCGCATCATCGCTGGCAACCCACGTATCGATGGCCGTGAAAAAGACATGGTTCGTGCGCTAGACGTACGTACTGGTGTTCTTCCACGTACACACGGTTCTTCTCTATTCACTCGTGGTGAAACTCAAGCACTTGTTACTGCAACGCTTGGCACACAACGTGATGCTCAAATCATCGACAGCCTAATGGGTGAGAAGAAAGACAACTTCCTTCTACACTACAACTTCCCTCCATACTGTGTAGGTGAAACTGGTTTCGTTGGTTCTCCTAAGCGTCGTGAAATTGGTCACGGTAAGCTTGCTAAACGTGGTATCCAAGCAGTAATGCCTTCTGTTGAAGAATTCCCATACACAGTTCGTGTTGTATCGGAAATCACAGAATCTAACGGTTCTTCTTCAATGGCTTCTGTATGTGGTACATCTCTAGCTCTTATGGATGCTGGTGTTCCAATCAAAGCTTCTGTTGCGGGTATCGCAATGGGTCTTGTTAAAGAAGGCGACGATTTCGTTGTTCTTTCTGACATCCTTGGCGACGAAGATCACCTAGGTGATATGGACTTTAAAGTAGCAGGTACTAACGCTGGTATCACTGCACTTCAAATGGACATCAAGATCGAAGGTATCACTAAAGAGATCATGCAAATTGCACTTAACCAAGCGCAAGGTGCACGTAAGCACATCCTTTCTGTAATGGATGAAGCTATCTCTGGTGCTCGTGAAGATATCTCTGAATTCGCTCCACGTATCCACACAATGAAAATCAGCTCTGATAAGATCAAAGATGTTATCGGTAAAGGTGGCGCAGTTATCCGTGCTCTTTGTGAAGAAACGGGTACTACAATCGAAATCGAAGACGATGGCACAATCAAGATTGCTGCTACTGAAGGCGCAGCTGCTAAAGAAGCTATCCGTCGTATCGAAGAGATCACAGCTGAAGTTGAAGTTGGCCGCATTTACCAAGGTAAAGTTGCTCGTCTAGCTGACTTCGGTGCATTCGTTACTATCCTTCCAGGTAAAGATGGTCTAGTACACATCTCTCAAATCGCTGACAAGCGCGTTGAGAAAGTGTCTGACTACCTAACTGAAGGTCAAGAAGTTCCTGTTAAGGTTCTTGAAATTGACCGTCAAGGCCGTGTACGTCTAAGCATGAAAGAAGCAGTTGAAACGCCAGCTGAAGGCGAAGCACCTGCTGCTGAGTAA
- the nlpI gene encoding lipoprotein NlpI: MKWFQTASMCLLLVLTGCATTSDNTSRWVYPPMAVPLQPSVQQEVQIARLSQLLQRPDLNDEVRAKMLFERGNYYDSVGLRDLARLDFNQSLSLNPAQPDIFNLLGVYFTQVGEFDAAYESFDSTLELDPANSYAERNRSIALYYGERYDLANEEMMKHYADDPSDPFRALWLYIIQHELTPEQAKLDLQKRYESRDEQWGWVLVAIMLDDITEEQAFKAILTGTRDNTLLAQRLTETYFYLAKRYHMNGDYANAISLYKLAVSFNVYEYVEHRYSFLELSRIFTTLKAEHLAQVKLAEAEEEANAK, from the coding sequence GTGAAATGGTTTCAAACCGCGAGTATGTGTTTACTGCTTGTACTAACAGGTTGTGCGACAACATCAGATAACACCTCACGTTGGGTTTATCCACCGATGGCTGTGCCACTGCAACCAAGCGTTCAGCAAGAAGTTCAAATTGCACGTCTTAGTCAGTTATTACAGCGCCCAGATTTGAACGATGAAGTTCGAGCTAAGATGCTGTTTGAACGTGGTAACTACTACGACAGTGTTGGCCTGCGTGATCTCGCGCGTCTTGACTTCAACCAGTCTCTTTCATTGAACCCTGCTCAACCTGATATCTTCAATCTTTTGGGTGTTTACTTTACGCAGGTAGGGGAGTTTGATGCGGCTTATGAATCTTTTGATTCTACGTTAGAGCTTGATCCTGCAAACTCTTACGCAGAAAGAAACCGCTCTATCGCGCTTTACTATGGCGAACGTTACGACTTAGCCAATGAAGAGATGATGAAGCACTATGCCGACGATCCTAGCGATCCGTTTCGAGCTCTTTGGTTGTATATCATTCAGCATGAGCTAACGCCAGAGCAAGCTAAGCTTGATTTACAAAAACGTTACGAGAGCCGTGATGAGCAGTGGGGTTGGGTATTAGTCGCGATTATGCTTGATGACATCACTGAAGAGCAGGCTTTCAAGGCGATCTTAACCGGTACTCGTGACAACACGTTACTTGCGCAGCGCCTAACAGAGACGTACTTCTACCTTGCTAAGCGTTACCACATGAATGGTGACTACGCGAATGCGATCTCTTTGTACAAGTTAGCGGTTTCTTTTAACGTGTATGAATACGTAGAACACCGTTACTCTTTCTTAGAGTTAAGCCGTATCTTCACCACGCTTAAAGCTGAGCACTTAGCGCAAGTTAAGCTGGCTGAGGCCGAAGAAGAAGCTAACGCTAAGTAA
- a CDS encoding MarR family winged helix-turn-helix transcriptional regulator has product MLNQNLEKIERFASKIWRTQVNEDPICQLSFNEYDYLKVIQASPEPIRLTDLAIEMQVTKPSATTMVQRLERKGLVERKASLEDARSKLVVLTSKAEVGLEEESKIYQVMAQILESRLSEQESQQLNLLLNKALK; this is encoded by the coding sequence ATGCTGAACCAGAATTTAGAAAAGATTGAGCGCTTCGCCTCTAAGATATGGCGCACTCAGGTAAATGAAGATCCTATTTGCCAATTGAGCTTCAATGAGTACGACTATTTGAAGGTCATCCAAGCCTCTCCTGAACCGATCCGATTGACTGATCTGGCGATTGAAATGCAAGTAACCAAGCCTTCAGCAACCACTATGGTTCAAAGGTTAGAGAGAAAGGGACTTGTTGAGCGTAAAGCTTCGCTCGAAGATGCGAGGTCTAAGTTGGTCGTATTGACCAGTAAAGCAGAAGTGGGTTTGGAAGAAGAAAGTAAGATCTATCAGGTCATGGCACAGATACTGGAAAGTCGTTTGTCTGAGCAAGAATCTCAGCAGCTAAACCTATTATTAAATAAAGCTTTGAAGTAA
- a CDS encoding MATE family efflux transporter encodes MSNSISRQFWRYTIPTVAAMLVNGLYQVVDGIFIGRYVGADGLAGINVAWPVIGSILGIGMLVGVGTGALVSIRQGEKDTQGAKQILATGLTLLLAITPIVSALLFLFADNFLLWQGAEGRVYELGLQYLHILIGASVFTLGSIAMPFLLRNDDSPNLATILMIVGAVINIVLDYLFIALYGWELMGAALATAIAQFVVTALGLAYFFSRRANLRLRWNELRLKLDVIPQIFAIGTSSFFMYAYGSMMVALHNALFSQYGDQLMIGAYAILGYIVTVYYLTAEGIANGMQPLVSYNHGARNQANIRKLLKIAMMSSVLIGVAFVLLLNAFPREFVSVFNSDEPQLVEYTVLGIRLHMFALALDGFLVVAGAYYQAVNKGSKAMFVTIGNMLIQLPFLYIMPKLYGVPGIWIAYPLSNIALSVVVMVMLYKDLKKLDASPMETATA; translated from the coding sequence ATGAGTAACTCAATTAGTCGCCAGTTTTGGCGATACACAATCCCTACCGTGGCGGCCATGTTGGTTAATGGCCTGTACCAAGTGGTGGATGGCATCTTCATTGGCCGCTATGTGGGGGCTGATGGACTTGCAGGTATCAATGTTGCGTGGCCTGTGATTGGTTCGATTCTTGGTATTGGTATGTTGGTGGGTGTGGGTACAGGTGCACTTGTCTCGATTCGCCAAGGTGAAAAAGATACTCAAGGCGCTAAACAGATCTTAGCAACGGGCTTAACCTTGTTGTTAGCGATAACGCCTATTGTCTCTGCATTGCTGTTCTTGTTTGCTGATAACTTCTTGCTTTGGCAGGGCGCTGAAGGGCGAGTGTATGAACTTGGCCTGCAGTACTTACATATTCTGATTGGTGCCAGCGTCTTCACGCTAGGTTCGATCGCGATGCCGTTTCTACTGCGTAACGATGACAGCCCGAACTTAGCGACGATACTGATGATCGTTGGTGCGGTGATTAATATCGTACTCGATTACCTGTTTATCGCGCTGTATGGTTGGGAGTTGATGGGCGCAGCATTAGCAACAGCAATTGCCCAGTTTGTAGTAACGGCTCTCGGCTTGGCTTACTTCTTCTCACGTCGAGCAAACCTACGTTTACGTTGGAATGAGTTGAGATTGAAACTGGATGTGATTCCACAAATCTTCGCGATTGGTACATCAAGCTTCTTTATGTACGCTTATGGTTCGATGATGGTGGCGTTGCACAATGCGTTGTTCTCTCAATATGGCGACCAGTTGATGATTGGTGCGTACGCGATTTTGGGCTACATCGTGACGGTTTACTACCTCACGGCTGAAGGTATCGCCAACGGTATGCAACCATTGGTGAGCTACAACCATGGTGCGCGTAACCAAGCGAACATCCGTAAGTTACTTAAGATAGCGATGATGAGTTCGGTATTGATTGGTGTGGCGTTCGTGCTGCTTCTGAACGCGTTCCCACGTGAGTTTGTGTCAGTATTTAACTCAGACGAACCTCAGTTAGTTGAGTACACAGTGTTGGGTATTCGACTTCACATGTTTGCACTGGCGCTGGATGGCTTCTTAGTAGTAGCAGGTGCTTACTATCAGGCAGTGAACAAGGGCAGTAAGGCGATGTTTGTAACGATAGGCAATATGCTGATCCAGTTACCTTTCTTGTACATTATGCCCAAGCTGTACGGTGTACCGGGGATCTGGATTGCGTACCCACTGTCTAACATCGCGCTAAGTGTGGTGGTGATGGTAATGCTCTACAAAGACTTAAAGAAGCTCGATGCCTCACCGATGGAAACAGCTACGGCATAG
- a CDS encoding U32 family peptidase gives MKYALGPLLYFWPKQDVESFYEQAKSSSADIIYLGEAVCSKRREMKAKHWMDIAKELSASGKQVVLSTMALLEAPSEVNIMKKYIDNGDFAIEANDVSAIQLASESKVPFVVGPAVNTYNARTLNLFLKQGMTRWCMPVELSREWLSNVMTQCEELNIRNKFEVEVFSHGYLPLAYSARCFTARAENKAKDDCETCCIKYPTGLQVESQEGQSVFNLNGIQTQSGYCYNLVNDLPNMHDLVDVVRLSPLGIDTFSEINNFRANEQGQKPMKIESRQCNGYWHQLAGLDVKNI, from the coding sequence ATGAAATACGCATTAGGCCCTCTACTTTATTTTTGGCCAAAACAAGACGTTGAAAGCTTCTATGAGCAAGCGAAATCAAGCTCTGCTGACATCATCTATCTAGGTGAAGCTGTGTGTTCAAAACGTCGTGAGATGAAAGCGAAACACTGGATGGACATTGCCAAAGAGCTGTCTGCTTCAGGTAAGCAAGTAGTCCTCTCGACCATGGCTTTGCTCGAAGCGCCAAGCGAAGTCAACATCATGAAGAAGTACATTGATAACGGTGACTTTGCTATCGAAGCCAATGATGTGTCTGCAATTCAACTGGCCAGCGAAAGCAAAGTACCTTTCGTGGTTGGCCCAGCAGTGAACACCTACAACGCGCGCACCCTGAACCTGTTCTTGAAACAAGGTATGACGCGTTGGTGTATGCCGGTTGAGCTTTCTCGCGAATGGCTAAGCAACGTAATGACCCAGTGTGAAGAACTGAACATCCGTAATAAGTTCGAAGTAGAAGTGTTTAGCCACGGCTACCTGCCGCTTGCTTACTCAGCACGCTGCTTTACCGCTCGCGCGGAAAACAAAGCTAAAGACGATTGCGAAACCTGCTGTATCAAGTACCCAACAGGGCTACAAGTAGAAAGCCAAGAAGGCCAATCAGTCTTCAACCTTAACGGTATCCAGACGCAATCAGGCTACTGCTACAACCTAGTCAATGATTTGCCAAACATGCACGACCTGGTTGATGTGGTTCGTTTAAGCCCACTCGGTATCGATACCTTCTCTGAAATCAATAACTTCAGAGCAAACGAGCAAGGTCAAAAACCGATGAAGATTGAAAGCCGCCAATGTAATGGTTACTGGCATCAGCTTGCAGGTTTAGACGTTAAGAACATCTAG
- the ubiU gene encoding ubiquinone anaerobic biosynthesis protein UbiU: protein MELLCPAGNLPALKTAIDCGADAVYIGFKDDTNARHFAGLNFAGKKLDRAVQYVHDHNKKIHVALNTFAHPNGFDRWTNAVDNAAALGVDALIIADIAVLEYAANKYPDLELHLSVQASATNAAAIDFYHKNFNVKRVVLPRVLSIHQVKQLSRNITSDVDLEVFAFGSLCIMAEGRCYLSSYMTGESPNTVGACSPAKYVRWQETETGLESRLNEILIDKYEAGENAGYPTLCKGRFEADIDGERKRYHALEEPTSLNTLSMLPELFAANVASVKIEGRQRSPAYVEQVTRTWRAAIDRYLANPEQYQVEQAWNATLANVSEGTQTTLGAYHRKWQ from the coding sequence ATGGAACTCTTATGCCCAGCGGGTAACTTACCTGCTTTGAAAACCGCTATTGATTGTGGTGCGGATGCTGTCTATATCGGATTCAAAGACGATACCAATGCCCGACACTTTGCAGGCCTAAACTTTGCGGGTAAAAAGCTCGATCGTGCTGTGCAGTATGTGCATGACCACAACAAGAAAATTCATGTTGCCCTAAACACGTTTGCTCACCCAAATGGCTTCGACCGTTGGACCAATGCCGTAGACAACGCCGCTGCACTGGGTGTTGATGCGCTGATCATCGCAGACATCGCGGTGCTTGAGTACGCAGCAAATAAGTATCCAGATCTAGAACTGCACCTATCAGTGCAAGCATCTGCGACCAATGCGGCGGCTATCGATTTCTACCATAAAAACTTCAACGTTAAGCGTGTCGTACTGCCGCGTGTGTTGTCGATTCATCAGGTCAAACAGCTTTCTCGTAACATCACTTCTGACGTTGACCTTGAAGTATTCGCTTTTGGTAGCTTGTGTATCATGGCAGAAGGCCGTTGCTACCTCTCTTCATACATGACAGGCGAATCACCAAATACTGTTGGTGCTTGTTCTCCGGCGAAATACGTTCGCTGGCAAGAAACAGAAACTGGCCTCGAGTCTCGCTTGAACGAAATCCTTATCGATAAGTATGAAGCAGGTGAGAACGCAGGTTACCCAACGCTGTGTAAAGGCCGCTTTGAAGCCGATATCGATGGTGAACGTAAGCGCTATCACGCACTTGAAGAGCCAACCAGCCTCAACACGCTATCCATGCTGCCTGAGCTTTTCGCGGCGAATGTTGCCTCAGTGAAGATTGAAGGTCGCCAACGCAGCCCTGCTTATGTTGAACAAGTCACTCGCACTTGGCGCGCTGCTATCGATCGCTACTTAGCGAACCCAGAACAATACCAAGTGGAACAAGCTTGGAATGCGACACTGGCGAATGTATCGGAAGGTACACAAACCACGCTTGGCGCTTATCACCGTAAATGGCAATAG